Proteins encoded within one genomic window of Synechococcus sp. PCC 7335:
- a CDS encoding tetratricopeptide repeat protein, translating into MTYSKSFRSQANYLTTLRALVPRSRQSKSGQKPVRSTYHPNADSWLSSTDTTLLLRKQAGDEAKKGNHITAVKILSHLIVREPTNPENLVNRGLMYSNLGRGDDALADYNRAIELNPKFDRAFSNRGNLHAIRHNWQDAIADYDEAIDLNPLNIRARLNQAVTFREMGNYEEALICLDIALFFRPKSAVLYAERGRTYHLQGYRNRAIAAYTTACHLAEDSSLKDISSPTKVIRRVLSWTNSLNSCSQ; encoded by the coding sequence ATGACATATTCAAAGTCCTTTAGATCTCAAGCTAACTATCTAACGACGTTGCGCGCTCTCGTTCCTAGATCTCGTCAGAGTAAGTCGGGACAAAAGCCCGTGCGCTCTACCTATCATCCCAATGCCGATAGCTGGCTATCTTCTACAGATACTACTTTGCTGCTGCGAAAGCAGGCTGGGGATGAAGCTAAAAAAGGTAACCATATCACCGCTGTCAAAATTCTTAGTCATTTGATAGTCCGTGAACCAACTAACCCAGAGAATCTCGTCAATCGAGGACTCATGTATAGCAACCTGGGACGCGGCGACGACGCGCTAGCTGATTACAATCGGGCTATAGAATTAAACCCCAAGTTCGATCGAGCCTTCAGCAATCGGGGCAATCTACACGCGATCAGGCACAATTGGCAAGATGCGATCGCCGATTACGACGAGGCCATCGATCTCAACCCTTTGAACATCCGGGCTCGGCTCAACCAAGCGGTTACCTTTAGAGAGATGGGTAACTACGAGGAAGCGCTAATATGTCTAGATATTGCTCTGTTCTTTAGACCTAAAAGTGCCGTTCTCTACGCAGAAAGAGGGCGAACCTATCATCTACAGGGCTATAGGAATCGAGCGATCGCAGCGTACACAACCGCCTGTCATTTAGCAGAAGATAGCAGCCTCAAAGATATTAGTAGTCCAACAAAAGTTATCCGTAGAGTACTCAGTTGGACTAATAGCCTAAACTCATGCTCGCAATGA
- a CDS encoding response regulator transcription factor — MKESNPGEQKKLLLIDDDPNLILLVKDYLEFRGYQVVTAGNGREALTMLPELSPDMIICDVMMPEMDGYAFVEQIRQDPSKSWIPILFLSAKGQSQDRVKGLTTGADVYMVKPFEPEELVAQVESSLKQANRLIHHQNKGSSSMPTIQVPFDVELTPTELKVVQFVARGMANRQIADELRVSQRTIESHVSNMLGKTGLHNRTELARWAV; from the coding sequence ATGAAAGAATCCAATCCGGGAGAACAAAAAAAACTTTTACTCATCGATGACGATCCTAATCTCATCTTGCTCGTAAAGGACTATTTAGAATTTCGTGGCTATCAGGTAGTGACCGCCGGTAACGGCAGAGAGGCACTCACGATGCTTCCTGAGCTATCGCCAGATATGATCATCTGCGATGTGATGATGCCAGAAATGGACGGCTACGCCTTTGTCGAACAAATTCGTCAGGATCCTAGTAAGAGCTGGATTCCAATCTTGTTCTTATCCGCTAAGGGACAGAGTCAAGATCGCGTTAAAGGTCTGACCACCGGCGCTGACGTCTATATGGTTAAGCCTTTTGAGCCCGAAGAACTCGTTGCCCAAGTAGAGTCTTCTTTGAAGCAGGCGAATCGCTTGATCCACCATCAAAACAAAGGGTCGAGTTCGATGCCGACCATTCAGGTACCTTTTGACGTAGAGCTAACGCCTACCGAGCTGAAGGTGGTGCAGTTTGTCGCCAGGGGCATGGCCAACCGTCAAATCGCTGACGAGCTAAGAGTTAGCCAGCGTACAATTGAAAGCCATGTGAGCAACATGCTAGGCAAAACCGGACTCCATAACCGCACTGAGCTGGCTCGCTGGGCAGTATAA
- a CDS encoding DNA polymerase III subunit gamma/tau, with translation MYEPLHHKYRPQTFSQLVGQDAIAQTLTHALEQKRIAPAYLFCGPRGTGKTSSARILAKSLNCLSSEVPTAQPCGQCDVCQAVIQGIALDVVEIDAASNTGVDNIRELIERSQFAPVQCRYKLYVLDEVHMLSTAAFNALLKTLEEPPSRVVFVLATTDPQRVLPTIISRCQRFDFRRIPLPSMIKHLSYISAEEAIQIEPSAIQLVAQISQGGLRDAESLLDQLSLQANKITVETVWDLVGAVPERDLLNLVRAIAADDSTALLERVRHLMDKGREPLIVLQSLVGFYRDLLIAKRAPKRVDLVAITSPTWAEMIPFAQKLSAAALLASQQKLQSAEVQIKNTTQPRLWLEITLTGLLPSALEVMAKRTPASNAATNPATNRANSAAVDNARETTAATDITSSVKPKIAPSITPPIVKPAIASTIQHPVPPSVDQPAQTAATGASKSPTEPPVSLPAIPGEPNEPKAELSDSSASSNNLDPAKAAVLSDPSAASATQPTPLKPAAPEKPIAVAFGNLSDLWKQILAVLQPRGTQMLMSQQGMLLGFDGVGAKVGFRSAPLQKAARERIPNLEAAFQTVFQRPIKISLEVVDTSKPVDPAAQSSASSSTGLSPHSQPSTLQRNQPTNPPTNQPGNQSNGQSTNNSYLEISSGADIELSDSSNISVPNVHKPVTQLSTPSNPRLDASVNRQLADQEQEKIKRFASFFNGQIVNLDDDADPPLPGSTEQTDSNQGPKSSAPGPDVPF, from the coding sequence TTGTACGAACCTCTTCACCATAAGTATCGACCGCAAACGTTTTCTCAGCTAGTGGGTCAAGATGCGATCGCTCAAACCCTCACGCATGCCTTAGAGCAAAAGCGGATTGCTCCAGCTTATCTATTTTGTGGTCCTAGAGGCACTGGCAAAACGTCTAGTGCTCGGATCCTAGCAAAATCGCTCAACTGTCTTAGCTCAGAGGTGCCAACAGCTCAGCCCTGCGGTCAGTGTGACGTTTGCCAAGCAGTGATCCAAGGGATTGCGCTAGATGTCGTCGAAATCGATGCGGCAAGTAATACTGGTGTGGATAATATTCGCGAGCTGATCGAGCGATCGCAGTTCGCACCCGTACAATGCAGGTACAAGCTTTACGTGCTCGACGAAGTTCATATGCTGAGTACGGCTGCGTTCAATGCGCTGCTTAAAACGCTAGAAGAGCCACCGAGCAGAGTAGTGTTTGTACTGGCTACGACCGATCCTCAAAGGGTCCTGCCGACGATTATTTCTCGCTGTCAGCGGTTTGATTTTCGCCGCATTCCGCTGCCGTCTATGATCAAACATTTGAGCTATATTTCGGCTGAAGAGGCTATTCAAATTGAACCATCCGCGATTCAGCTAGTCGCTCAGATCTCTCAAGGTGGATTGCGTGATGCTGAAAGCCTGCTAGATCAGCTGAGTTTGCAAGCCAATAAAATTACGGTTGAGACGGTTTGGGACTTGGTGGGGGCCGTTCCTGAGCGAGATTTGCTGAATCTGGTAAGAGCGATCGCCGCCGATGATAGCACCGCCTTGCTAGAGCGCGTTCGCCATCTAATGGACAAGGGCAGAGAGCCTTTGATTGTGCTGCAAAGCCTGGTGGGGTTCTACCGCGATTTGCTAATTGCCAAACGTGCGCCCAAACGCGTCGATCTTGTGGCAATTACCTCACCTACCTGGGCTGAGATGATTCCTTTTGCGCAAAAGCTATCTGCTGCTGCGCTGCTTGCTAGCCAACAGAAACTCCAAAGCGCAGAAGTTCAGATCAAAAATACAACTCAGCCACGGTTGTGGTTAGAAATTACGCTGACCGGACTACTACCTAGTGCGCTAGAGGTGATGGCCAAGCGTACTCCTGCTAGTAACGCTGCTACGAACCCAGCTACTAACAGGGCTAACAGTGCCGCTGTCGATAATGCGCGCGAGACAACAGCAGCGACTGATATCACCTCTAGTGTTAAGCCTAAGATTGCACCTAGCATCACGCCGCCAATCGTTAAGCCTGCGATCGCATCAACTATTCAGCATCCAGTGCCGCCCTCGGTAGATCAGCCAGCACAGACGGCTGCTACCGGTGCCTCCAAGTCTCCAACAGAGCCTCCCGTATCACTACCAGCTATTCCAGGCGAACCGAATGAACCTAAAGCAGAACTATCTGATAGTTCTGCCTCTTCTAATAATCTAGACCCAGCCAAGGCAGCAGTGTTATCAGATCCGTCTGCTGCTTCTGCTACACAGCCCACTCCCTTAAAGCCGGCAGCCCCAGAAAAGCCAATAGCTGTTGCCTTCGGTAATCTAAGTGATTTGTGGAAACAGATCCTAGCGGTGCTGCAACCTCGTGGGACGCAGATGTTGATGTCTCAGCAGGGAATGCTACTCGGTTTTGATGGGGTAGGTGCAAAAGTTGGATTTCGTTCGGCTCCCCTTCAAAAAGCAGCTAGAGAGCGCATTCCCAATCTAGAAGCTGCTTTCCAAACAGTTTTTCAGCGACCCATCAAAATATCTTTGGAAGTTGTCGACACGTCAAAGCCAGTAGATCCTGCTGCCCAGTCATCTGCTAGTTCATCCACTGGCCTTTCGCCTCACTCACAGCCTTCGACTCTACAAAGAAATCAACCGACTAATCCGCCAACCAATCAACCAGGTAACCAATCGAATGGACAATCTACCAATAACAGCTATCTAGAAATTAGCAGTGGCGCAGATATCGAACTGTCAGATAGCTCAAATATCTCTGTGCCCAACGTTCATAAACCTGTTACGCAACTGAGTACTCCATCTAATCCGAGGCTAGATGCGTCTGTTAATCGACAGCTTGCTGACCAAGAACAAGAGAAGATAAAGCGATTTGCTAGCTTCTTCAACGGTCAGATTGTTAATCTAGATGACGATGCTGATCCTCCACTACCAGGATCGACCGAACAAACAGACTCTAACCAAGGACCCAAATCTTCTGCACCTGGCCCAGATGTTCCGTTCTAG
- a CDS encoding metal ABC transporter permease — protein sequence MARDAVIAQQSLFPMHTHTMSRLLDSLNFEFRRLGATAGVMMSVLRPIIGTYLIVQHMGILGDVTPHVVLPGLAITFSF from the coding sequence ATGGCAAGAGATGCAGTGATCGCACAGCAATCACTGTTCCCTATGCATACTCACACTATGAGCCGGCTGTTAGATTCCTTGAACTTTGAGTTTAGGCGATTAGGTGCGACGGCAGGCGTGATGATGAGTGTTCTACGCCCGATTATAGGTACTTACCTAATTGTTCAGCACATGGGAATCTTGGGCGATGTGACGCCTCATGTGGTGCTACCGGGACTAGCGATCACTTTCTCTTTCTGA
- a CDS encoding S-adenosyl-l-methionine hydroxide adenosyltransferase family protein: MITLLSDFGLQDAYVAVMKGVIASIAPGKLMWDLTHQIPPQDILAARFNLTMAYPHFPKGTVHLAVVDPGVGSNRRAIALQHPNGFFVAPDNGLLGNLFDQAQHGPSITAVSLTNPQYWRVEQPSHTFHGRDIFAPVAAHLANGVPIESLGERIDPATLVQPNLLPLQAVNSKSLDQRTLQYVGSLQYIDSFGNLISNIPGEVVSNRSWQVALETPHRQFEFTGVSTYADVPVGRLCAVVGSHGWIEIACSCGNAAKTLQGVAEVGSPLSVVISEVQ; the protein is encoded by the coding sequence ATGATCACATTACTAAGCGACTTTGGCTTACAAGATGCCTATGTGGCGGTGATGAAGGGGGTGATCGCCTCAATCGCTCCAGGAAAGCTGATGTGGGACCTGACGCATCAGATACCACCGCAAGATATCTTGGCAGCTAGATTTAACCTGACGATGGCCTATCCGCATTTTCCAAAAGGGACTGTGCATCTAGCAGTAGTAGATCCGGGGGTGGGCTCTAATCGACGGGCGATCGCCTTGCAGCATCCGAACGGATTTTTTGTGGCTCCAGACAACGGTCTGCTCGGCAACCTCTTCGACCAAGCGCAGCACGGCCCATCGATTACAGCCGTCAGTCTAACCAATCCTCAGTATTGGCGAGTGGAGCAGCCTAGCCATACGTTTCACGGAAGAGATATCTTCGCTCCTGTCGCTGCACATCTGGCTAACGGTGTGCCGATTGAGTCGTTGGGTGAACGTATCGATCCGGCCACACTAGTCCAACCGAATTTGCTACCCCTGCAAGCCGTCAACAGCAAGTCGCTTGATCAGCGTACGCTCCAATACGTTGGCAGTCTGCAGTACATAGACAGTTTCGGCAACCTGATAAGCAACATTCCTGGTGAGGTGGTCTCTAACCGGTCCTGGCAAGTTGCGCTCGAAACGCCCCATCGTCAGTTTGAATTTACGGGTGTAAGCACATACGCTGATGTCCCTGTAGGTAGGCTGTGTGCAGTAGTTGGTAGCCACGGGTGGATAGAGATAGCCTGTAGCTGTGGTAACGCTGCTAAAACACTTCAAGGTGTGGCTGAAGTTGGCAGTCCGCTCTCTGTAGTAATTTCCGAAGTGCAGTAG
- a CDS encoding serine/threonine-protein kinase, which yields MTYCIKTGCLDPKNDNAARFCKSCGSKLWIRDRYRVIGALGRGGFGATFLARDQRLPGYPACVIKQLRPTTDVPNLLDMARNLFQREAKILGKIGNHPQLPRLLDYFEMAKEFYLVQEYVSGSTLQKEVKESGLFTEVSVKQFLKEILPVIQYIHSHKIIHRDIKPANLIRREQDQQLVMIDFGAVKDKVSQPTVDPTDQAALTAYAIGTPGYAPPEQMAMRPVYASDLYAIGVTCIYLLTGIPPKDLPYNAQTGELLWQERISVSSHFSQVLVKMLDISVHKRYQMAEEIIRDLEVEPYLDSLAQNLSFATPGPDTNNQPSTQPTKSTQPTTRTSRSARIAATIRARKERRLNNSTHYKGKERRLNSSTHYKGVERRRRKKYTAQSLIDAYAKGYRDFSDQILTQLDLYKQTFADARFAKANLREANLTSVDLSNTNLGQANLTRAILKNAKLVSAYLADANLEGADLRGANLSKANLDSAKLDGANLCGANLTGATLSDAQLATALTNWSTIQVDGRRSLLQKIF from the coding sequence ATGACCTACTGCATTAAGACCGGTTGCCTCGATCCTAAGAATGACAACGCCGCTAGATTTTGCAAAAGCTGCGGCAGTAAGCTGTGGATACGCGATCGCTATCGAGTGATAGGTGCTTTAGGTCGAGGGGGGTTTGGTGCCACCTTCCTTGCCCGTGATCAGCGGTTGCCTGGCTATCCCGCCTGCGTTATCAAACAGCTCCGACCCACTACAGATGTTCCTAATCTGCTAGATATGGCCCGTAATCTCTTTCAAAGAGAAGCCAAAATTCTCGGCAAGATTGGAAATCACCCTCAGCTTCCTAGACTACTTGACTATTTCGAGATGGCTAAGGAATTCTACCTAGTGCAGGAATACGTCAGCGGTTCCACACTTCAAAAAGAGGTCAAAGAATCAGGCCTTTTTACAGAAGTGAGCGTCAAACAATTTCTCAAAGAGATTCTGCCCGTTATCCAATATATTCACAGCCACAAGATCATTCACAGAGATATCAAACCGGCTAACCTTATCCGCCGCGAACAAGATCAGCAGCTTGTCATGATCGACTTTGGTGCAGTCAAAGACAAGGTCAGTCAACCCACGGTTGATCCAACGGATCAAGCTGCACTGACTGCCTACGCTATTGGTACTCCTGGATACGCGCCTCCAGAACAAATGGCCATGCGTCCTGTATATGCTAGCGATCTGTATGCTATTGGCGTTACTTGCATCTACCTGCTCACAGGTATCCCACCGAAAGATCTTCCCTATAATGCTCAAACTGGCGAGCTTCTTTGGCAAGAGCGTATTTCTGTGAGTAGTCATTTCTCTCAAGTCCTAGTGAAAATGCTCGATATCTCAGTGCATAAGCGCTATCAAATGGCAGAAGAGATTATACGGGATCTTGAAGTTGAGCCGTATCTAGATAGCTTGGCTCAAAACCTATCTTTTGCAACACCAGGACCTGATACGAATAACCAACCAAGCACCCAACCTACGAAAAGCACCCAGCCTACGACGCGAACATCGCGCTCTGCTCGCATAGCCGCGACTATTCGAGCTAGAAAAGAACGCCGTCTGAACAACAGTACTCACTACAAGGGAAAAGAACGCCGTCTGAATAGCAGTACTCACTACAAGGGCGTAGAGCGGCGGCGACGCAAAAAATACACAGCACAATCTCTAATTGATGCTTACGCAAAAGGCTATCGCGACTTTTCTGATCAAATACTTACACAGCTTGATCTCTACAAACAAACCTTTGCAGACGCTAGGTTTGCCAAAGCCAACTTGCGCGAGGCAAATCTAACCAGCGTTGATCTTTCTAATACCAATTTGGGACAGGCAAATCTTACTAGAGCCATCCTCAAAAATGCGAAGTTGGTGAGTGCTTATTTAGCCGATGCCAATTTAGAGGGGGCTGACTTACGGGGTGCCAACCTCAGCAAAGCTAACCTAGACTCTGCGAAACTAGACGGTGCTAATCTTTGTGGGGCCAATTTGACTGGAGCCACGCTTAGCGATGCTCAATTAGCCACTGCGCTGACTAACTGGTCGACTATTCAAGTTGATGGACGCCGAAGTCTGCTACAGAAGATTTTTTGA
- the pheT gene encoding phenylalanine--tRNA ligase subunit beta: protein MRVSVNWLKELVEFDFSPEALAEALTMAGFEVEEIEDRRSWAEGVVVGRVLDTSPHPDAAKLSVCTVDINQGQTSTIVCGAANVGANTCVPVATVGSYLPKVDLKVKPRELRGVASAGMICSLAELGLARDSEGIYIFDEQQFEQGEISIGQDVRPLLGLDDFVLDVTSTANRADALSMVGIAREISAITGNPLKLPISDDLPGSKTALDKVDITLSEPKICPIYMGSVLEGIRIGPSPTWLQQRLIAAGTRAINNVVDVTNYVLLEWGQPLHAFDLDRLMAVGEQDSLSVSVRYATESESLVTLDDQERQLAAQTVLITANDVPVALAGVMGGAKTEVIDTTERVFLEAAYFDSAVIRKSARSQGLRTEASARYERGVNPAELKLARDRALQLFIETAGATLVGQGEDRTEIGNISPTREVSLRLSRVHQILGEVVEQGSTKALDKATVETLLSKLGCKATATDEDTWTVEIPPYRYRDLEREIDLIEEVARLYGYDRFANTLPSQTSRGYLSQAAALSRRLRAAFRGAGLTEVIHYSLTSPSSDRQVVIANPLFTEYSALRIDLLDGLIAAFELNINQGNGPLNAFEIGTVFNQPDDDPEGDPIESIKVSGIVGGDARQGRWENSNQERPLTWYEAKGILECVFDNLGLAVDYRAEARDERLHPGRTAGLFVRGRTRLGTFAQLHPELRRERDLPEAVYVFELDWAVLEMCLTGKRGKAVKFEAFSRYPASDRDLAFFAPIEVNVAELQKAMNKSGGKLLESVTLFDEYRGQGVPEGSRSLAFRLVYRASDHNLTDKDIDPIHQKIRATLEKTYKVSLRS from the coding sequence ATGCGTGTTTCTGTTAACTGGCTCAAAGAGCTTGTCGAGTTTGACTTTTCGCCGGAGGCACTAGCTGAAGCGCTAACAATGGCGGGATTCGAGGTCGAAGAAATAGAAGATCGGCGCAGCTGGGCAGAAGGCGTGGTAGTAGGTCGGGTATTAGACACATCGCCTCATCCAGATGCAGCCAAGCTGAGTGTCTGTACGGTTGATATTAATCAAGGCCAGACTTCAACTATTGTCTGTGGAGCGGCGAATGTTGGTGCGAATACGTGTGTGCCGGTAGCCACGGTCGGCAGCTATCTACCTAAAGTAGATTTGAAAGTTAAGCCGCGCGAGTTGAGAGGAGTCGCATCGGCAGGAATGATCTGCTCTCTAGCGGAGTTAGGGTTAGCTCGAGACTCTGAAGGGATCTATATCTTCGATGAGCAGCAATTTGAGCAGGGAGAGATTTCGATTGGTCAAGACGTGCGACCTCTACTTGGCCTAGATGATTTTGTCTTGGATGTGACCTCTACAGCGAACAGAGCCGATGCCCTAAGCATGGTAGGCATCGCCAGAGAGATTTCAGCTATCACTGGAAACCCTTTGAAGCTACCAATCTCTGACGATCTGCCAGGAAGTAAAACAGCCTTAGACAAAGTAGATATCACACTGAGCGAGCCTAAGATCTGTCCTATCTATATGGGAAGTGTTTTAGAAGGGATTAGGATTGGGCCATCTCCAACTTGGCTACAACAGCGCTTAATTGCCGCCGGGACCCGGGCAATCAATAACGTAGTCGATGTCACCAACTATGTTTTGTTAGAGTGGGGCCAGCCGCTACATGCTTTCGATTTAGATAGACTCATGGCAGTAGGTGAGCAAGATTCACTCTCAGTAAGTGTTCGCTACGCAACAGAGTCTGAATCATTAGTGACATTAGACGATCAAGAGCGGCAGCTAGCAGCGCAGACAGTGTTGATTACCGCGAACGATGTGCCAGTGGCCTTAGCTGGTGTTATGGGTGGGGCCAAGACGGAAGTTATCGATACGACAGAAAGGGTATTCCTAGAGGCGGCCTATTTCGACTCGGCGGTAATTCGCAAATCGGCTAGGTCCCAGGGACTGCGTACTGAAGCCTCGGCTCGGTATGAACGAGGAGTAAACCCGGCCGAGCTGAAATTAGCTCGCGATCGCGCCCTTCAGCTTTTTATCGAAACCGCAGGCGCAACGCTAGTTGGACAGGGCGAAGATCGCACTGAGATAGGCAATATCTCACCGACTAGAGAAGTTTCGCTGCGCTTGAGCCGGGTTCACCAAATCCTAGGCGAGGTCGTCGAGCAGGGAAGCACCAAGGCACTAGACAAAGCAACTGTTGAAACGTTATTGAGCAAATTAGGCTGCAAGGCAACTGCTACCGATGAAGACACTTGGACAGTAGAAATCCCGCCTTATCGCTATCGTGACTTAGAGCGCGAAATTGATCTGATCGAAGAAGTCGCTAGGCTCTATGGCTACGACCGCTTCGCCAACACGCTACCAAGCCAGACCTCACGCGGCTATCTTTCTCAAGCGGCAGCGTTGTCTAGGCGGCTACGAGCAGCTTTTCGAGGAGCGGGATTAACAGAGGTCATTCACTATTCTTTAACTAGCCCAAGCTCTGATCGGCAAGTAGTCATCGCAAATCCTTTGTTCACCGAGTACTCAGCGCTGCGAATTGATTTACTAGATGGGTTGATTGCAGCCTTTGAGCTCAACATTAATCAAGGAAACGGGCCACTCAACGCTTTTGAGATCGGTACTGTTTTCAATCAGCCTGACGACGATCCAGAGGGCGATCCGATCGAATCGATTAAGGTCTCAGGAATTGTCGGTGGAGATGCTCGCCAGGGACGCTGGGAAAATAGCAATCAAGAGAGGCCGCTCACCTGGTATGAGGCAAAAGGCATTCTAGAGTGCGTGTTTGATAATCTAGGACTAGCTGTGGACTATCGGGCTGAGGCTAGGGATGAGCGACTCCATCCTGGACGAACGGCGGGTCTGTTTGTGCGAGGTCGTACGCGGCTAGGGACTTTTGCGCAGCTACACCCAGAGCTACGCCGCGAGAGAGACTTGCCGGAGGCGGTGTATGTCTTTGAGCTAGATTGGGCCGTATTAGAAATGTGTTTGACTGGAAAGCGTGGTAAGGCCGTTAAGTTTGAGGCCTTCTCTAGGTATCCAGCTTCTGATCGAGATCTCGCATTTTTTGCCCCAATTGAGGTAAACGTCGCTGAGCTGCAAAAGGCAATGAATAAATCGGGCGGCAAACTGTTAGAGTCAGTGACTCTATTTGATGAGTATCGTGGGCAAGGCGTACCGGAAGGCAGTCGCTCTTTGGCGTTTAGGCTAGTTTATCGAGCAAGCGATCACAACCTTACCGACAAAGATATCGATCCTATTCACCAAAAGATTCGCGCCACTTTAGAAAAAACCTACAAAGTTAGTCTGCGTAGCTAG
- a CDS encoding metal ABC transporter ATP-binding protein — protein sequence MLAVQNLSVNYRGIEALTAVSLTLYPGEWVGLIGPNGAGKSTLVKAILGLMPYQGKILLNGASLKRQRRRVAYVPQRSQIDWDYPITAWNVVMMAQTRALGWGRSPDVQAKKLVSAALDRVEMLPFRNRPIGQLSGGQQQRIFLARALAQHPDLFLLDEPFSGIDKKTEAVMLSIFADLSEQGKTLLVCSHEWGEALNRYHRLLLLNRRVLANDTPRAVMTMENIQQAYGANIQSALHNQNVIPFAC from the coding sequence ATGCTAGCGGTTCAGAATCTATCAGTCAACTATCGGGGAATCGAAGCACTGACAGCAGTTTCACTGACTTTGTACCCGGGTGAGTGGGTAGGCCTGATCGGACCTAACGGTGCCGGGAAAAGCACCTTGGTCAAAGCTATTTTGGGACTGATGCCTTATCAGGGAAAGATTCTACTGAATGGAGCTTCACTGAAACGGCAGCGGCGGCGGGTAGCGTATGTACCGCAGCGATCGCAAATTGACTGGGACTATCCGATCACAGCCTGGAATGTGGTGATGATGGCGCAGACAAGAGCGCTTGGCTGGGGGCGCTCTCCCGATGTCCAAGCCAAGAAGCTAGTGAGTGCTGCGCTCGATCGGGTGGAAATGTTGCCCTTCAGAAATCGTCCCATCGGTCAGCTCTCGGGTGGTCAGCAACAAAGAATTTTTCTGGCTCGCGCTTTAGCACAGCATCCTGACTTATTTTTGTTAGACGAACCCTTTAGTGGCATTGATAAGAAAACCGAAGCCGTTATGCTAAGCATTTTCGCCGACCTCAGCGAGCAAGGCAAAACGCTACTAGTTTGCAGTCATGAGTGGGGCGAAGCGCTCAATCGCTATCATCGATTGCTATTACTCAATCGCCGCGTTTTGGCCAACGATACCCCTCGAGCGGTGATGACGATGGAAAATATTCAACAGGCTTACGGCGCGAATATTCAATCAGCTTTGCACAATCAGAACGTCATTCCTTTTGCCTGTTAG
- a CDS encoding cation transporter, with translation MSDSCCQNKGCELTKLKKNQTQVLWAVLFINLVMFVVEFGAGIRAASLSLAGDSLDMLGDALVYASSLYVVNKGRKAQAGSAFLKGILMFLFAIALFAKALYQLSAGITPTVSVMSTVGLLALLANLICLMLLSRHRKDNLNMSSVWLCSRNDIIANTSVLVAAGLVFITHSGLPDLAVGFLLTFVFARSAGQVLTQSWQEMQ, from the coding sequence ATGAGTGATAGCTGCTGTCAGAACAAGGGTTGTGAGTTAACGAAGCTGAAGAAGAATCAGACTCAGGTGCTGTGGGCTGTGCTGTTTATCAACCTAGTGATGTTCGTGGTCGAATTCGGTGCGGGCATTCGAGCCGCCTCGCTTTCTCTTGCTGGAGATTCCTTGGATATGCTGGGAGATGCGTTGGTGTATGCAAGTAGCCTATACGTGGTGAATAAAGGACGTAAAGCCCAGGCGGGATCTGCTTTTTTAAAGGGCATCTTGATGTTTTTGTTCGCGATCGCCCTCTTCGCTAAAGCCCTCTATCAACTCTCTGCTGGCATCACACCGACAGTGAGCGTTATGAGTACAGTTGGTCTGTTAGCATTACTTGCTAACCTTATTTGTCTGATGCTGTTGTCTAGACACCGAAAAGATAATTTGAACATGTCTTCGGTATGGCTATGCTCTAGGAATGACATCATTGCCAATACATCGGTGTTGGTAGCAGCAGGACTAGTGTTTATCACGCATTCTGGACTACCCGACTTGGCTGTAGGTTTTCTGTTAACGTTTGTGTTTGCTAGGTCAGCCGGACAGGTACTCACGCAATCATGGCAAGAGATGCAGTGA